One Pseudomonas syringae CC1557 genomic window, AGCCTTCCAGATTGGCCGGCAGGTCTTCAAGCGCGAAGGGCAGGTGCCAGGCGGGAAGGTCAGGCAGGTAGCGCTGCATGGCCTGGAACTGGCAGAAGAACAGCCAGTTAGGGTCGACGCCGATCACGCTGTCGGCACCGGCACCCAGCATGCGCCATTGGTAATAGCCGTTGCCGCACCCTACGTCCAGGACGCGTTTGCCCTTCAGATCGAGGTGTGGTGACACCCGCGACCACTTCCAGTCCGAGCGCCATTCGGTATCGATATGCACGCCGAATACGTTGAACGGCCCTTTGCGCCATGGCGACAAACCGAGCAGCGCTTTACGCAGCACGGTACGGGTTTCGCCATCGCACTCGGTTTCCAGGGTAAAGCTGTCAGCCAGATCGACTTTTTCAGGTTGCAGTTCCGGCAATGCATCCAGTGCACTTTGCCAGCGTTGCAGGTCACCGTGCCCCTTGGTCATCTTGGTGTCGAGTTGTGCCTGCAGGCCATTGGCCCATTCAGCCAAAGGGGTTCCCGCCAGACGACG contains:
- the cmoB gene encoding tRNA 5-methoxyuridine(34)/uridine 5-oxyacetic acid(34) synthase CmoB, which gives rise to MIDLAPLVRRLAGTPLAEWANGLQAQLDTKMTKGHGDLQRWQSALDALPELQPEKVDLADSFTLETECDGETRTVLRKALLGLSPWRKGPFNVFGVHIDTEWRSDWKWSRVSPHLDLKGKRVLDVGCGNGYYQWRMLGAGADSVIGVDPNWLFFCQFQAMQRYLPDLPAWHLPFALEDLPANLEGFDTVFSMGVLYHRKSPIDHLLALKDCLVKGGELVMETLVVPGDVHQVLVPEDRYAQMRNVWFLPSVPALELWMRRAGFTDVRCVDVSHTTVEEQRSTEWMRFQSLSDYLDPADHSKTVEGLPAPMRAVIVGRKP